The Oncorhynchus mykiss isolate Arlee chromosome 20, USDA_OmykA_1.1, whole genome shotgun sequence genome includes a region encoding these proteins:
- the LOC118942051 gene encoding uncharacterized protein LOC118942051 isoform X6, protein MPKPLPRPHLSPPQPPPCSIPVSKSAAVLLELSLRSRLQESRPRKRKAESAAVLTASPYKRLLEEKARQKHQQEERERKKMVQVLQIKVVSKKVVAAQQATSATKEGCCSTTSHISHQRRLLQHNKPHQPPKKVVAAQQATSATKEGCCSTTSHISHQRRLLQHNKPHQPPKKVVAAQQATSATKEGCCSTTSHISHQRRLLQHNKPHQPPKKVVAAQQATSATKEGCCSTTSHISHQRRLLQHNKPHQPPKKVVAAQQATSATKEGCCSTTSHISHQRRLLQHNKPHQPPKKVVAAQQATSATKEGCCSTTSHISHQRRLLQHNKPHQPPKKVVAAQQATSATKEGCCSTTSHISHQRRLLQHNKPHQPPKKVVAAQQATSATKEGCCSTTSHISHQRRLLQHNKPHQPPKKVVAAQQATSATKEGCCSTTSHISHQRKGCGMYFL, encoded by the exons ATGCCAAAACCTCTACCTCGACCACATTTATCTCCGCCACAACCTCCACCCTGCAGCATACCCGTGTCCAAAT CTGCAGCAGTTCTATTGGAGCTGTCCCTGAGGTCGAGGCTCCAGGAGTCGAGGCCGAGGAAGAGGAAGGCAGAGTCTGCAGCTGTACTGACAGCCTCACCTTACAAAAGGTTGCTGGAGGAAAAGGCTCGACAGAAACATcaacaagaagagagagagagaaagaaaatggtgCAGGTTCTTCAAATAAAAGTTGTCTCAAAGAAGGTTGTTGCAGCACAACAAGCCACATCAGCCACCAAAGAAGGTTGTTGCAGCACAACAAGCCACATCAGCCACCAAAGAAGGTTGTTGCAGCACAACAAGCCACATCAGCCACCAAAGAAGGTTGTTGCAGCACAACAAGCCACATCAGCCACCAAAGAAGGTTGTTGCAGCACAACAAGCCACATCAGCCACCAAAGAAGGTTGTTGCAGCACAACAAGCCACATCAGCCACCAAAGAAGGTTGTTGCAGCACAACAAGCCACATCAGCCACCAAAGAAGGTTGTTGCAGCACAACAAGCCACATCAGCCACCAAAGAAGGTTGTTGCAGCACAACAAGCCACATCAGCCACCAAAGAAGGTTGTTGCAGCACAACAAGCCACATCAGCCACCAAAGAAGGTTGTTGCAGCACAACAAGCCACATCAGCCACCAAAGAAGGTTGTTGCAGCACAACAAGCCACATCAGCCACCAAAGAAGGTTGTTGCAGCACAACAAGCCACATCAGCCACCAAAGAAGGTTGTTGCAGCACAACAAGCCACATCAGCCACCAAAGAAGGTTGTTGCAGCACAACAAGCCACATCAGCCACCAAAGAAGGTTGTTGCAGCACAACAAGCCACATCAGCCACCAAAGAAGGTTGTTGCAGCACAACAAGCCACATCAGCCACCAAAGAAGGTTGTTGCAGCACAACAAGCCACATCAGCCACCAAAGAAGGTTGTTGCAGCACAACAAGCCACATCAGCCACCAAAGAAGGTTGTTGCAGCACAACAAGCCACATCAGCCACCAAAGAAGGTTGTTGCAGCACAACAAGCCACATCAGCCACCAAAGAAGGTTGTTGCAGCACAACAAGCCACATCAGCCACCAAAGAAGGTTGTTGCAGCACAACAAGCCACATCAGCCACCAAAGAAGGTTGTTGCAGCACAACAAGCCACATCAGCCACCAAAGAAGGTTGTTGCAGCACAACAAGCCACATCAGCCACCAAAGAAGGTTGTTGCAGCACAACAAGCCAC ATCAGCCACCAAAGAAAGGGATGCGGGATGTATTTTCTGTGA
- the LOC118942051 gene encoding uncharacterized protein LOC118942051 isoform X1 produces MPKPLPRPHLSPPQPPPCSIPVSKSAAVLLELSLRSRLQESRPRKRKAESAAVLTASPYKRLLEEKARQKHQQEERERKKMVQVLQIKVVSKKVVAAQQATSATKEGCCSTTSHISHQRRLLQHNKPHQPPKKVVAAQQATSATKEGCCSTTSHISHQRRLLQHNKPHQPPKKVVAAQQATSATKEGCCSTTSHISHQRRLLQHNKPHQPPKKVVAAQQATSATKEGCCSTTSHISHQRRLLQHNKPHQPPKKVVAAQQATSATKEGCCSTTSHISHQRRLLQHNKPHQPPKKVVAAQQATSATKEGCCSTTSHISHQRRLLQHNKPHQPPKKVVAAQQATSATKEGCCSTTSHISHQRRLLQHNKPHQPPKKVVAAQQATSATKEGCCSTTSHISHQRRLLQHNKPHQPPKKVVAAQQATSATKEGCCSTTSHISHQRRLLQHNKPHQPPKKGMRDVFSVRSCFQSRDWIRCQQCRRWSHELCSNCTGDSLMCDLGTN; encoded by the exons ATGCCAAAACCTCTACCTCGACCACATTTATCTCCGCCACAACCTCCACCCTGCAGCATACCCGTGTCCAAAT CTGCAGCAGTTCTATTGGAGCTGTCCCTGAGGTCGAGGCTCCAGGAGTCGAGGCCGAGGAAGAGGAAGGCAGAGTCTGCAGCTGTACTGACAGCCTCACCTTACAAAAGGTTGCTGGAGGAAAAGGCTCGACAGAAACATcaacaagaagagagagagagaaagaaaatggtgCAGGTTCTTCAAATAAAAGTTGTCTCAAAGAAGGTTGTTGCAGCACAACAAGCCACATCAGCCACCAAAGAAGGTTGTTGCAGCACAACAAGCCACATCAGCCACCAAAGAAGGTTGTTGCAGCACAACAAGCCACATCAGCCACCAAAGAAGGTTGTTGCAGCACAACAAGCCACATCAGCCACCAAAGAAGGTTGTTGCAGCACAACAAGCCACATCAGCCACCAAAGAAGGTTGTTGCAGCACAACAAGCCACATCAGCCACCAAAGAAGGTTGTTGCAGCACAACAAGCCACATCAGCCACCAAAGAAGGTTGTTGCAGCACAACAAGCCACATCAGCCACCAAAGAAGGTTGTTGCAGCACAACAAGCCACATCAGCCACCAAAGAAGGTTGTTGCAGCACAACAAGCCACATCAGCCACCAAAGAAGGTTGTTGCAGCACAACAAGCCACATCAGCCACCAAAGAAGGTTGTTGCAGCACAACAAGCCACATCAGCCACCAAAGAAGGTTGTTGCAGCACAACAAGCCACATCAGCCACCAAAGAAGGTTGTTGCAGCACAACAAGCCACATCAGCCACCAAAGAAGGTTGTTGCAGCACAACAAGCCACATCAGCCACCAAAGAAGGTTGTTGCAGCACAACAAGCCACATCAGCCACCAAAGAAGGTTGTTGCAGCACAACAAGCCACATCAGCCACCAAAGAAGGTTGTTGCAGCACAACAAGCCACATCAGCCACCAAAGAAGGTTGTTGCAGCACAACAAGCCACATCAGCCACCAAAGAAGGTTGTTGCAGCACAACAAGCCACATCAGCCACCAAAGAAGGTTGTTGCAGCACAACAAGCCACATCAGCCACCAAAGAAGGTTGTTGCAGCACAACAAGCCACATCAGCCACCAAAGAAGGTTGTTGCAGCACAACAAGCCACATCAGCCACCAAAGAAGGTTGTTGCAGCACAACAAGCCACATCAGCCACCAAAGAAGGTTGTTGCAGCACAACAAGCCACATCAGCCACCAAAGAAGGTTGTTGCAGCACAACAAGCCACATCAGCCACCAAAGAAGGTTGTTGCAGCACAACAAGCCACATCAGCCACCAAAGAAAGGGATGCGGGATGTATTTTCTGTGAGGAGCTGTTTTCAGTCACGGGACTGGATTAGATGTCAGCAGTGCAGGAGGTGGTCTCATGAGTTGTGCTCCAATTGTACTGGGGATAGCTTAATGTGTGACCTAGGTACAAATTAG
- the LOC118942051 gene encoding uncharacterized protein LOC118942051 isoform X5: protein MPKPLPRPHLSPPQPPPCSIPVSKSAAVLLELSLRSRLQESRPRKRKAESAAVLTASPYKRLLEEKARQKHQQEERERKKMVQVLQIKVVSKKVVAAQQATSATKEGCCSTTSHISHQRRLLQHNKPHQPPKKVVAAQQATSATKEGCCSTTSHISHQRRLLQHNKPHQPPKKVVAAQQATSATKEGCCSTTSHISHQRRLLQHNKPHQPPKKVVAAQQATSATKEGCCSTTSHISHQRRLLQHNKPHQPPKKVVAAQQATSATKEGCCSTTSHISHQRRLLQHNKPHQPPKKVVAAQQATSATKEGCCSTTSHISHQRRLLQHNKPHQPPKKVVAAQQATSATKEGCCSTTSHISHQRRLLQHNKPHQPPKKVVAAQQATSATKEGCCSTTSHISHQRRLLQHNKPHQPPKKVVAAQQATSATKEGCCSTTSHISHQRKGCGMYFL from the exons ATGCCAAAACCTCTACCTCGACCACATTTATCTCCGCCACAACCTCCACCCTGCAGCATACCCGTGTCCAAAT CTGCAGCAGTTCTATTGGAGCTGTCCCTGAGGTCGAGGCTCCAGGAGTCGAGGCCGAGGAAGAGGAAGGCAGAGTCTGCAGCTGTACTGACAGCCTCACCTTACAAAAGGTTGCTGGAGGAAAAGGCTCGACAGAAACATcaacaagaagagagagagagaaagaaaatggtgCAGGTTCTTCAAATAAAAGTTGTCTCAAAGAAG GTTGTTGCAGCACAACAAGCCACATCAGCCACCAAAGAAGGTTGTTGCAGCACAACAAGCCACATCAGCCACCAAAGAAGGTTGTTGCAGCACAACAAGCCACATCAGCCACCAAAGAAGGTTGTTGCAGCACAACAAGCCACATCAGCCACCAAAGAAGGTTGTTGCAGCACAACAAGCCACATCAGCCACCAAAGAAGGTTGTTGCAGCACAACAAGCCACATCAGCCACCAAAGAAGGTTGTTGCAGCACAACAAGCCACATCAGCCACCAAAGAAGGTTGTTGCAGCACAACAAGCCACATCAGCCACCAAAGAAGGTTGTTGCAGCACAACAAGCCACATCAGCCACCAAAGAAGGTTGTTGCAGCACAACAAGCCACATCAGCCACCAAAGAAGGTTGTTGCAGCACAACAAGCCACATCAGCCACCAAAGAAGGTTGTTGCAGCACAACAAGCCACATCAGCCACCAAAGAAGGTTGTTGCAGCACAACAAGCCACATCAGCCACCAAAGAAGGTTGTTGCAGCACAACAAGCCACATCAGCCACCAAAGAAGGTTGTTGCAGCACAACAAGCCACATCAGCCACCAAAGAAGGTTGTTGCAGCACAACAAGCCACATCAGCCACCAAAGAAGGTTGTTGCAGCACAACAAGCCACATCAGCCACCAAAGAAGGTTGTTGCAGCACAACAAGCCACATCAGCCACCAAAGAAGGTTGTTGCAGCACAACAAGCCACATCAGCCACCAAAGAAGGTTGTTGCAGCACAACAAGCCACATCAGCCACCAAAGAAGGTTGTTGCAGCACAACAAGCCACATCAGCCACCAAAGAAGGTTGTTGCAGCACAACAAGCCACATCAGCCACCAAAGAAGGTTGTTGCAGCACAACAAGCCACATCAGCCACCAAAGAAGGTTGTTGCAGCACAACAAGCCACATCAGCCACCAAAGAAGGTTGTTGCAGCACAACAAGCCACATCAGCCACCAAAGAAGGTTGTTGCAGCACAACAAGCCACATCAGCCACCAAAGAAAGGGATGCGGGATGTATTTTCTGTGA
- the LOC118942051 gene encoding uncharacterized protein LOC118942051 isoform X7, with product MPKPLPRPHLSPPQPPPCSIPVSKSAAVLLELSLRSRLQESRPRKRKAESAAVLTASPYKRLLEEKARQKHQQEERERKKMVQVLQIKVVSKKVVAAQQATSATKEGCCSTTSHISHQRRLLQHNKPHQPPKKVVAAQQATSATKEGCCSTTSHISHQRRLLQHNKPHQPPKKVVAAQQATSATKEGCCSTTSHISHQRRLLQHNKPHQPPKKVVAAQQATSATKEGCCSTTSHISHQRRLLQHNKPHQPPKKVVAAQQATSATKEGCCSTTSHISHQRRLLQHNKPHQPPKKVVAAQQATSATKEGCCSTTSHISHQRRLLQHNKPHQPPKKVVAAQQATSATKEGCCSTTSHISHQRRLLQHNKPHQPPKKVVAAQQATSATKEGCCSTTSHISHQRRLLQHNKPHQPPKKVVAAQQATSATKERDAGCIFCEELFSVTGLD from the exons ATGCCAAAACCTCTACCTCGACCACATTTATCTCCGCCACAACCTCCACCCTGCAGCATACCCGTGTCCAAAT CTGCAGCAGTTCTATTGGAGCTGTCCCTGAGGTCGAGGCTCCAGGAGTCGAGGCCGAGGAAGAGGAAGGCAGAGTCTGCAGCTGTACTGACAGCCTCACCTTACAAAAGGTTGCTGGAGGAAAAGGCTCGACAGAAACATcaacaagaagagagagagagaaagaaaatggtgCAGGTTCTTCAAATAAAAGTTGTCTCAAAGAAG GTTGTTGCAGCACAACAAGCCACATCAGCCACCAAAGAAGGTTGTTGCAGCACAACAAGCCACATCAGCCACCAAAGAAGGTTGTTGCAGCACAACAAGCCACATCAGCCACCAAAGAAGGTTGTTGCAGCACAACAAGCCACATCAGCCACCAAAGAAGGTTGTTGCAGCACAACAAGCCACATCAGCCACCAAAGAAGGTTGTTGCAGCACAACAAGCCACATCAGCCACCAAAGAAGGTTGTTGCAGCACAACAAGCCACATCAGCCACCAAAGAAGGTTGTTGCAGCACAACAAGCCACATCAGCCACCAAAGAAGGTTGTTGCAGCACAACAAGCCACATCAGCCACCAAAGAAGGTTGTTGCAGCACAACAAGCCACATCAGCCACCAAAGAAGGTTGTTGCAGCACAACAAGCCACATCAGCCACCAAAGAAGGTTGTTGCAGCACAACAAGCCACATCAGCCACCAAAGAAGGTTGTTGCAGCACAACAAGCCACATCAGCCACCAAAGAAGGTTGTTGCAGCACAACAAGCCACATCAGCCACCAAAGAAGGTTGTTGCAGCACAACAAGCCACATCAGCCACCAAAGAAGGTTGTTGCAGCACAACAAGCCACATCAGCCACCAAAGAAGGTTGTTGCAGCACAACAAGCCACATCAGCCACCAAAGAAGGTTGTTGCAGCACAACAAGCCACATCAGCCACCAAAGAAGGTTGTTGCAGCACAACAAGCCACATCAGCCACCAAAGAAGGTTGTTGCAGCACAACAAGCCACATCAGCCACCAAAGAAGGTTGTTGCAGCACAACAAGCCACATCAGCCACCAAAGAAGGTTGTTGCAGCACAACAAGCCACATCAGCCACCAAAGAAGGTTGTTGCAGCACAACAAGCCACATCAGCCACCAAAGAAGGTTGTTGCAGCACAACAAGCCACATCAGCCACCAAAGAAGGTTGTTGCAGCACAACAAGCCAC ATCAGCCACCAAAGAAAGGGATGCGGGATGTATTTTCTGTGAGGAGCTGTTTTCAGTCACGGGACTGGATTAG
- the LOC118942051 gene encoding uncharacterized protein LOC118942051 isoform X2, translating to MPKPLPRPHLSPPQPPPCSIPVSKCCCSSSIGAVPEVEAPGVEAEEEEGRVCSCTDSLTLQKVAGGKGSTETSTRREREKENGAGSSNKSCLKEGCCSTTSHISHQRRLLQHNKPHQPPKKVVAAQQATSATKEGCCSTTSHISHQRRLLQHNKPHQPPKKVVAAQQATSATKEGCCSTTSHISHQRRLLQHNKPHQPPKKVVAAQQATSATKEGCCSTTSHISHQRRLLQHNKPHQPPKKVVAAQQATSATKEGCCSTTSHISHQRRLLQHNKPHQPPKKVVAAQQATSATKEGCCSTTSHISHQRRLLQHNKPHQPPKKVVAAQQATSATKEGCCSTTSHISHQRRLLQHNKPHQPPKKVVAAQQATSATKEGCCSTTSHISHQRRLLQHNKPHQPPKKVVAAQQATSATKEGCCSTTSHISHQRRLLQHNKPHQPPKKGMRDVFSVRSCFQSRDWIRCQQCRRWSHELCSNCTGDSLMCDLGTN from the exons ATGCCAAAACCTCTACCTCGACCACATTTATCTCCGCCACAACCTCCACCCTGCAGCATACCCGTGTCCAAATGTTG CTGCAGCAGTTCTATTGGAGCTGTCCCTGAGGTCGAGGCTCCAGGAGTCGAGGCCGAGGAAGAGGAAGGCAGAGTCTGCAGCTGTACTGACAGCCTCACCTTACAAAAGGTTGCTGGAGGAAAAGGCTCGACAGAAACATcaacaagaagagagagagagaaagaaaatggtgCAGGTTCTTCAAATAAAAGTTGTCTCAAAGAAG GTTGTTGCAGCACAACAAGCCACATCAGCCACCAAAGAAGGTTGTTGCAGCACAACAAGCCACATCAGCCACCAAAGAAGGTTGTTGCAGCACAACAAGCCACATCAGCCACCAAAGAAGGTTGTTGCAGCACAACAAGCCACATCAGCCACCAAAGAAGGTTGTTGCAGCACAACAAGCCACATCAGCCACCAAAGAAGGTTGTTGCAGCACAACAAGCCACATCAGCCACCAAAGAAGGTTGTTGCAGCACAACAAGCCACATCAGCCACCAAAGAAGGTTGTTGCAGCACAACAAGCCACATCAGCCACCAAAGAAGGTTGTTGCAGCACAACAAGCCACATCAGCCACCAAAGAAGGTTGTTGCAGCACAACAAGCCACATCAGCCACCAAAGAAGGTTGTTGCAGCACAACAAGCCACATCAGCCACCAAAGAAGGTTGTTGCAGCACAACAAGCCACATCAGCCACCAAAGAAGGTTGTTGCAGCACAACAAGCCACATCAGCCACCAAAGAAGGTTGTTGCAGCACAACAAGCCACATCAGCCACCAAAGAAGGTTGTTGCAGCACAACAAGCCACATCAGCCACCAAAGAAGGTTGTTGCAGCACAACAAGCCACATCAGCCACCAAAGAAGGTTGTTGCAGCACAACAAGCCACATCAGCCACCAAAGAAGGTTGTTGCAGCACAACAAGCCACATCAGCCACCAAAGAAGGTTGTTGCAGCACAACAAGCCACATCAGCCACCAAAGAAGGTTGTTGCAGCACAACAAGCCACATCAGCCACCAAAGAAGGTTGTTGCAGCACAACAAGCCACATCAGCCACCAAAGAAGGTTGTTGCAGCACAACAAGCCACATCAGCCACCAAAGAAGGTTGTTGCAGCACAACAAGCCACATCAGCCACCAAAGAAGGTTGTTGCAGCACAACAAGCCACATCAGCCACCAAAGAAGGTTGTTGCAGCACAACAAGCCACATCAGCCACCAAAGAAGGTTGTTGCAGCACAACAAGCCACATCAGCCACCAAAGAAAGGGATGCGGGATGTATTTTCTGTGAGGAGCTGTTTTCAGTCACGGGACTGGATTAGATGTCAGCAGTGCAGGAGGTGGTCTCATGAGTTGTGCTCCAATTGTACTGGGGATAGCTTAATGTGTGACCTAGGTACAAATTAG
- the LOC118942051 gene encoding uncharacterized protein LOC118942051 isoform X3: MPKPLPRPHLSPPQPPPCSIPVSKCCCSSSIGAVPEVEAPGVEAEEEEGRVCSCTDSLTLQKVAGGKGSTETSTRREREKENGAGSSNKSCLKEGCCSTTSHISHQRRLLQHNKPHQPPKKVVAAQQATSATKEGCCSTTSHISHQRRLLQHNKPHQPPKKVVAAQQATSATKEGCCSTTSHISHQRRLLQHNKPHQPPKKVVAAQQATSATKEGCCSTTSHISHQRRLLQHNKPHQPPKKVVAAQQATSATKEGCCSTTSHISHQRRLLQHNKPHQPPKKVVAAQQATSATKEGCCSTTSHISHQRRLLQHNKPHQPPKKVVAAQQATSATKEGCCSTTSHISHQRRLLQHNKPHQPPKKVVAAQQATSATKEGCCSTTSHISHQRRLLQHNKPHQPPKKVVAAQQATSATKEGCCSTTSHISHQRRLLQHNKPHQPPKKGMRDVFSVRSCFQSRDWIRCQQCRRWSHELCSNCTGDSLMCDLGTN, translated from the exons ATGCCAAAACCTCTACCTCGACCACATTTATCTCCGCCACAACCTCCACCCTGCAGCATACCCGTGTCCAAATGTTG CTGCAGCAGTTCTATTGGAGCTGTCCCTGAGGTCGAGGCTCCAGGAGTCGAGGCCGAGGAAGAGGAAGGCAGAGTCTGCAGCTGTACTGACAGCCTCACCTTACAAAAGGTTGCTGGAGGAAAAGGCTCGACAGAAACATcaacaagaagagagagagagaaagaaaatggtgCAGGTTCTTCAAATAAAAGTTGTCTCAAAGAAGGTTGTTGCAGCACAACAAGCCACATCAGCCACCAAAGAAGGTTGTTGCAGCACAACAAGCCACATCAGCCACCAAAGAAGGTTGTTGCAGCACAACAAGCCACATCAGCCACCAAAGAAGGTTGTTGCAGCACAACAAGCCACATCAGCCACCAAAGAAGGTTGTTGCAGCACAACAAGCCACATCAGCCACCAAAGAAGGTTGTTGCAGCACAACAAGCCACATCAGCCACCAAAGAAGGTTGTTGCAGCACAACAAGCCACATCAGCCACCAAAGAAGGTTGTTGCAGCACAACAAGCCACATCAGCCACCAAAGAAGGTTGTTGCAGCACAACAAGCCACATCAGCCACCAAAGAAGGTTGTTGCAGCACAACAAGCCACATCAGCCACCAAAGAAGGTTGTTGCAGCACAACAAGCCACATCAGCCACCAAAGAAGGTTGTTGCAGCACAACAAGCCACATCAGCCACCAAAGAAGGTTGTTGCAGCACAACAAGCCACATCAGCCACCAAAGAAGGTTGTTGCAGCACAACAAGCCACATCAGCCACCAAAGAAGGTTGTTGCAGCACAACAAGCCACATCAGCCACCAAAGAAGGTTGTTGCAGCACAACAAGCCACATCAGCCACCAAAGAAGGTTGTTGCAGCACAACAAGCCACATCAGCCACCAAAGAAGGTTGTTGCAGCACAACAAGCCACATCAGCCACCAAAGAAGGTTGTTGCAGCACAACAAGCCACATCAGCCACCAAAGAAGGTTGTTGCAGCACAACAAGCCACATCAGCCACCAAAGAAGGTTGTTGCAGCACAACAAGCCACATCAGCCACCAAAGAAGGTTGTTGCAGCACAACAAGCCACATCAGCCACCAAAGAAGGTTGTTGCAGCACAACAAGCCACATCAGCCACCAAAGAAGGTTGTTGCAGCACAACAAGCCACATCAGCCACCAAAGAAGGTTGTTGCAGCACAACAAGCCACATCAGCCACCAAAGAAGGTTGTTGCAGCACAACAAGCCAC ATCAGCCACCAAAGAAAGGGATGCGGGATGTATTTTCTGTGAGGAGCTGTTTTCAGTCACGGGACTGGATTAGATGTCAGCAGTGCAGGAGGTGGTCTCATGAGTTGTGCTCCAATTGTACTGGGGATAGCTTAATGTGTGACCTAGGTACAAATTAG
- the LOC118942051 gene encoding uncharacterized protein LOC118942051 isoform X4, translating to MPKPLPRPHLSPPQPPPCSIPVSKCCCSSSIGAVPEVEAPGVEAEEEEGRVCSCTDSLTLQKVAGGKGSTETSTRREREKENGAGSSNKSCLKEGCCSTTSHISHQRRLLQHNKPHQPPKKVVAAQQATSATKEGCCSTTSHISHQRRLLQHNKPHQPPKKVVAAQQATSATKEGCCSTTSHISHQRRLLQHNKPHQPPKKVVAAQQATSATKEGCCSTTSHISHQRRLLQHNKPHQPPKKVVAAQQATSATKEGCCSTTSHISHQRRLLQHNKPHQPPKKVVAAQQATSATKEGCCSTTSHISHQRRLLQHNKPHQPPKKVVAAQQATSATKEGCCSTTSHISHQRRLLQHNKPHQPPKKVVAAQQATSATKEGCCSTTSHISHQRRLLQHNKPHQPPKKVVAAQQATSATKEGCCSTTSHISHQRRLLQHNKPHQPPKKVVAAQQATSATKERDAGCIFCEELFSVTGLD from the exons ATGCCAAAACCTCTACCTCGACCACATTTATCTCCGCCACAACCTCCACCCTGCAGCATACCCGTGTCCAAATGTTG CTGCAGCAGTTCTATTGGAGCTGTCCCTGAGGTCGAGGCTCCAGGAGTCGAGGCCGAGGAAGAGGAAGGCAGAGTCTGCAGCTGTACTGACAGCCTCACCTTACAAAAGGTTGCTGGAGGAAAAGGCTCGACAGAAACATcaacaagaagagagagagagaaagaaaatggtgCAGGTTCTTCAAATAAAAGTTGTCTCAAAGAAGGTTGTTGCAGCACAACAAGCCACATCAGCCACCAAAGAAGGTTGTTGCAGCACAACAAGCCACATCAGCCACCAAAGAAGGTTGTTGCAGCACAACAAGCCACATCAGCCACCAAAGAAGGTTGTTGCAGCACAACAAGCCACATCAGCCACCAAAGAAGGTTGTTGCAGCACAACAAGCCACATCAGCCACCAAAGAAGGTTGTTGCAGCACAACAAGCCACATCAGCCACCAAAGAAGGTTGTTGCAGCACAACAAGCCACATCAGCCACCAAAGAAGGTTGTTGCAGCACAACAAGCCACATCAGCCACCAAAGAAGGTTGTTGCAGCACAACAAGCCACATCAGCCACCAAAGAAGGTTGTTGCAGCACAACAAGCCACATCAGCCACCAAAGAAGGTTGTTGCAGCACAACAAGCCACATCAGCCACCAAAGAAGGTTGTTGCAGCACAACAAGCCACATCAGCCACCAAAGAAGGTTGTTGCAGCACAACAAGCCACATCAGCCACCAAAGAAGGTTGTTGCAGCACAACAAGCCACATCAGCCACCAAAGAAGGTTGTTGCAGCACAACAAGCCACATCAGCCACCAAAGAAGGTTGTTGCAGCACAACAAGCCACATCAGCCACCAAAGAAGGTTGTTGCAGCACAACAAGCCACATCAGCCACCAAAGAAGGTTGTTGCAGCACAACAAGCCACATCAGCCACCAAAGAAGGTTGTTGCAGCACAACAAGCCACATCAGCCACCAAAGAAGGTTGTTGCAGCACAACAAGCCACATCAGCCACCAAAGAAGGTTGTTGCAGCACAACAAGCCACATCAGCCACCAAAGAAGGTTGTTGCAGCACAACAAGCCACATCAGCCACCAAAGAAGGTTGTTGCAGCACAACAAGCCACATCAGCCACCAAAGAAGGTTGTTGCAGCACAACAAGCCACATCAGCCACCAAAGAAGGTTGTTGCAGCACAACAAGCCACATCAGCCACCAAAGAAGGTTGTTGCAGCACAACAAGCCACATCAGCCACCAAAGAAGGTTGTTGCAGCACAACAAGCCACATCAGCCACCAAAGAAAGGGATGCGGGATGTATTTTCTGTGAGGAGCTGTTTTCAGTCACGGGACTGGATTAG